A genomic stretch from Achromobacter spanius includes:
- a CDS encoding DNA-3-methyladenine glycosylase family protein gives MSTPDLDGPKPEYWEAAVAHLMRRDRILKKVIPQHPEVWLTSRGTPFVTLARAIIGQQVSAKAADGVWTKFIEAVGKRPTPVAVLRVGLEGLRKAGLSQRKAEYVLDLAVHFGERRVHPEKWAAMDDEAVISELVAIRGIGRWTAEMFLIFNLQRPDVLPLDDPGLLKAISLHYFSGEPVSRFEAREVSLAWQPWRTVATWYLWRSLEPTPVQY, from the coding sequence ATGTCCACCCCCGATCTCGACGGTCCCAAGCCTGAATATTGGGAGGCCGCCGTTGCCCATCTGATGCGGCGCGACCGCATCCTGAAAAAGGTCATCCCCCAGCACCCCGAGGTCTGGCTGACCTCGCGCGGCACGCCGTTCGTGACCTTGGCGCGCGCGATCATCGGCCAGCAGGTCTCGGCCAAGGCGGCCGACGGCGTCTGGACCAAGTTCATCGAAGCCGTGGGCAAGCGCCCCACGCCCGTGGCCGTGCTGCGCGTGGGCCTGGAAGGCTTGCGCAAGGCGGGGCTGTCGCAACGCAAGGCCGAATACGTGCTGGATCTGGCCGTGCACTTCGGCGAACGCCGCGTCCACCCCGAAAAATGGGCGGCGATGGACGACGAAGCCGTTATTTCTGAATTGGTCGCCATCCGGGGCATCGGGCGCTGGACGGCGGAGATGTTTTTGATTTTCAATCTACAGCGGCCTGACGTCCTGCCGCTGGATGATCCAGGGTTGCTCAAGGCAATCTCGCTACACTATTTCAGTGGCGAGCCTGTCTCGCGCTTCGAGGCTCGCGAAGTCTCGCTGGCGTGGCAGCCCTGGCGTACCGTGGCAACCTGGTACTTATGGCGCAGTCTGGAACCGACACCGGTCCAGTACTGA
- the tilS gene encoding tRNA lysidine(34) synthetase TilS, whose translation MNTPPTPDTPLAAESGVLRCASVALPLAPALLTSLRLALLALPAQPARIGVALSGGADSAMLAVHAAAVARELGIGLALLHVHHGLQAAADDWGRQVHALGALLGLPVQEARVQVEQGAGKGIEAAARDARYAALAQLARAQGISHVLLAHHCNDQAETVLLRLLRGTGVVGMAAMSDASVRDGTTYLRPWLGQDRATILQAAAAVEDACGWRPVEDPTNADPRYTRAAVRELLAPVLDSRWPGWRAIVARHAAHMAEAAQILDEVAREDFARLEPSEDGASFSLRAWRELSPARQAQVLRFWLQQNGARMPTDARLRDLLRQLRELHSLGHDRQLRVEQAGHVVRCHRGRVWVEPRG comes from the coding sequence ATGAACACGCCACCCACGCCCGACACGCCCCTTGCGGCCGAGTCGGGCGTGTTGCGTTGCGCGTCCGTCGCGCTGCCCTTGGCGCCCGCGCTGCTGACATCGTTGCGACTGGCCTTGCTCGCATTGCCAGCGCAACCGGCACGCATCGGCGTGGCCTTGAGCGGCGGCGCCGACTCCGCCATGCTGGCCGTGCATGCGGCGGCGGTCGCGCGTGAATTGGGCATCGGCCTGGCGCTCTTGCACGTACACCATGGCTTGCAGGCCGCCGCCGACGACTGGGGCCGGCAGGTCCATGCCTTGGGTGCCTTGCTGGGGCTACCGGTCCAGGAAGCCCGCGTGCAGGTGGAGCAGGGCGCGGGCAAAGGGATCGAGGCCGCCGCGCGCGACGCCCGCTACGCGGCGCTGGCGCAGCTTGCGCGGGCGCAGGGCATCAGCCACGTGCTGCTGGCGCATCACTGCAACGACCAGGCTGAAACGGTGTTGCTGCGCCTGCTGCGCGGCACGGGGGTGGTGGGCATGGCGGCCATGTCCGACGCCTCTGTTCGCGATGGCACCACCTATTTGCGTCCGTGGTTGGGGCAGGACCGCGCCACGATCTTGCAGGCCGCCGCTGCCGTCGAAGACGCCTGCGGCTGGCGCCCGGTAGAAGACCCCACCAATGCCGACCCGCGCTACACACGCGCTGCTGTGCGCGAACTGCTGGCGCCGGTGCTGGACAGCCGCTGGCCCGGCTGGCGCGCCATTGTGGCGCGGCACGCCGCCCACATGGCCGAAGCTGCCCAGATCCTGGACGAGGTCGCGCGAGAGGATTTTGCGCGGCTGGAACCGAGCGAAGACGGCGCCAGCTTTTCGTTGAGAGCCTGGCGCGAATTGTCGCCGGCGCGCCAGGCGCAGGTGCTGCGCTTCTGGCTGCAACAAAACGGCGCGCGCATGCCCACGGATGCGCGCCTGCGCGACCTGCTGCGCCAATTGCGCGAGCTGCACAGCCTGGGCCATGACCGCCAGTTGCGGGTGGAGCAGGCAGGCCATGTCGTGCGCTGCCATCGGGGGCGGGTCTGGGTCGAGCCGCGCGGATAG
- a CDS encoding FAD/NAD(P)-binding protein, with translation MKPLDAYPGLDSSSGSTATDVAIVGGGSVAVSFLYQLLLSRQADSAARPLAITVFEPQAVCGPGGAYQDDLPSNLLNIPAGNMSARADLRMDFVDWLRTQDPAWLRGYGVEAIEPSDFLPRPLFGAYMRAVYARCRELALAQGVALAQVQRRVQRVSPLADGSVRIESDGTAPCVARYAVLCNGNLPSQAFPALQGAPGYFNSPYPVADLAREIPPDASVCIVGTSLSAVDAVAALQQSGHRGPVLCVSRNGRLPSVRSPHNQAPAALRHFNQEGILRLAARHGGTLTLEAIAGALQDEVLALHGALDAEEVFGLATDAQRALDEEIRRSSQAARPWQAVAAATNAVVEQVWHLMPDAERQRFQSRWRALWMARRATFPMRNTQKLQALLKTGQLQVRAGYVDTQYVDVGQEAAGGRFHTRLRDADGESTQHSHTLINATSFSVDVARTDDPLIATLLREGHARPDPFGGLALDFDTGCLKTARDAVLGQVSVLGSLAGGTYFWTTSMDVNARLARDQAVRIATALAQPTKITDSDSPADTPSLAKWTAHRPTHPAPTASS, from the coding sequence ATGAAGCCGCTTGACGCCTATCCGGGGCTGGACTCCTCTTCGGGTTCCACCGCCACCGACGTGGCGATCGTGGGCGGTGGCTCGGTCGCCGTCAGCTTCCTGTATCAGTTGCTGCTGTCGCGGCAAGCGGACAGCGCGGCCCGCCCACTGGCCATCACCGTGTTCGAACCGCAAGCGGTGTGCGGCCCGGGCGGCGCGTATCAGGACGACCTGCCCAGCAACCTGCTCAACATTCCCGCCGGCAACATGTCGGCGCGCGCGGACCTGCGCATGGATTTCGTTGACTGGCTGCGCACGCAGGATCCGGCCTGGTTGCGGGGGTATGGCGTGGAGGCCATTGAGCCGTCGGACTTTCTTCCGCGCCCCTTGTTCGGCGCGTATATGCGTGCCGTGTATGCGCGTTGCCGAGAGCTGGCACTGGCGCAAGGCGTGGCGCTTGCCCAGGTGCAACGCCGCGTGCAGCGCGTGTCGCCGTTGGCTGACGGCAGCGTACGGATCGAGTCCGATGGCACCGCACCGTGCGTGGCGCGCTACGCGGTGCTGTGCAACGGCAACCTGCCGTCGCAGGCCTTCCCTGCCTTGCAAGGCGCACCGGGCTACTTCAACAGCCCGTACCCCGTTGCCGATCTGGCGCGGGAGATTCCGCCCGACGCCTCCGTGTGCATTGTCGGCACCAGCCTGAGCGCGGTGGACGCGGTGGCCGCCTTGCAGCAATCGGGCCATCGCGGCCCCGTGCTTTGCGTGTCGCGCAACGGCCGCCTGCCCTCGGTACGCAGCCCGCACAACCAGGCCCCGGCGGCGCTGCGTCATTTCAATCAAGAAGGCATCCTGCGCCTGGCGGCGCGCCACGGCGGCACGCTGACGCTGGAGGCGATAGCCGGCGCCTTGCAAGACGAGGTGCTGGCGCTGCATGGCGCGTTGGACGCGGAAGAGGTCTTCGGGCTTGCCACGGATGCGCAACGCGCCTTGGACGAAGAAATACGCCGATCATCGCAAGCAGCCCGGCCCTGGCAGGCCGTGGCGGCAGCCACCAACGCAGTGGTGGAGCAGGTGTGGCATCTGATGCCGGATGCCGAACGCCAGCGCTTTCAATCGCGTTGGCGCGCGCTGTGGATGGCGCGGCGCGCCACGTTCCCGATGCGCAATACCCAGAAGCTGCAAGCCCTGCTCAAGACGGGCCAATTGCAGGTGCGCGCGGGCTATGTGGATACGCAATATGTCGATGTCGGCCAGGAAGCGGCCGGCGGCCGTTTCCACACCCGGCTGCGCGACGCCGATGGCGAATCCACGCAGCACAGCCACACCCTGATCAATGCCACCAGCTTTTCAGTGGATGTGGCGCGCACCGATGATCCGTTGATCGCCACGCTGCTGCGCGAGGGCCACGCGCGCCCCGATCCCTTCGGCGGCCTGGCGCTGGATTTCGACACGGGTTGTTTGAAGACCGCGCGGGACGCGGTACTGGGCCAGGTGTCGGTGCTGGGCAGCCTGGCGGGCGGCACGTACTTCTGGACCACATCCATGGATGTCAATGCCAGGTTGGCGCGCGACCAGGCGGTGCGCATTGCGACGGCGCTTGCCCAGCCGACAAAAATCACTGATTCAGATAGCCCCGCCGATACCCCATCCCTTGCGAAATGGACTGCGCACAGGCCGACACATCCGGCGCCAACTGCTTCATCCTAG
- a CDS encoding cysteine dioxygenase — translation MPDSSAGLDRLRRFIATATRLATPDALAQTPALRDAFADLVRHDDWLPEDCTVPHPQYYQQYLLHCDPLERFSLVSFVWGPGQFTPVHDHEVWGYVGMLRGAEINQRYVRHADGRVLPVGDATTLQPGDVEHLSPDEGDIHRVSNAYLDRVSISVHLYGGNIGAVSRHVYDPETGQPKPFVSGYSSPRLPNLWDRSAAVRATITAGGG, via the coding sequence ATGCCCGATTCTTCCGCCGGCCTGGACCGGCTTCGCCGCTTTATTGCCACCGCAACGCGCTTGGCCACGCCCGATGCGCTGGCGCAAACGCCCGCGCTGCGCGATGCCTTTGCCGACCTGGTGCGCCACGACGATTGGCTGCCAGAAGACTGTACCGTGCCCCATCCGCAGTACTACCAGCAATACCTGCTGCACTGTGACCCCTTGGAGCGATTTTCCCTGGTCAGCTTCGTGTGGGGGCCGGGGCAATTCACGCCTGTGCATGACCACGAAGTCTGGGGCTACGTGGGCATGCTGCGCGGGGCCGAGATCAACCAGCGTTACGTGCGACATGCCGATGGCCGCGTGCTGCCGGTGGGCGATGCCACCACCTTGCAGCCCGGCGATGTTGAGCACCTGTCTCCGGACGAGGGCGACATCCATCGCGTGTCCAACGCCTATCTGGACCGCGTGTCGATCAGCGTGCATTTGTATGGCGGCAATATCGGCGCGGTGTCGCGCCATGTCTATGACCCGGAAACGGGGCAGCCCAAGCCGTTTGTGTCCGGCTATTCGTCACCCCGTCTGCCCAACCTGTGGGATCGGTCCGCGGCGGTGCGCGCGACCATTACCGCTGGCGGCGGCTAG
- a CDS encoding IclR family transcriptional regulator has translation MDKTLLKGLMVLEAVTDVDNPPRTIDALAARVGLTRSNTHRTLQTLIHAGYVIKDDDGGGYRGAVRLFELAARQLAQLDVRKLAAPFMRTLADQTGETVHLSVLDGFDVVYVDKIDSPQPIRAYSMVGGRAPAYAVATGKALLAYQPEGYVERYADQLVRHTPSTIVSLPLLKDELRKIARAGYAVNRGEWREGVGGLAVTLFNSLDQAVAAVGISGPLDRLSAARMKQLAPDVSACAQSISQGMGYRRGYLNQ, from the coding sequence ATGGACAAGACACTGCTGAAGGGGCTGATGGTGTTGGAGGCGGTGACGGATGTGGACAATCCGCCGCGCACCATCGACGCCCTGGCCGCGCGGGTCGGCCTGACCCGCAGCAATACGCATCGCACGCTGCAAACCTTGATCCACGCCGGCTACGTCATCAAGGACGACGACGGCGGCGGTTACCGTGGCGCGGTGCGACTGTTTGAGCTGGCGGCGCGCCAGCTTGCGCAGTTGGACGTGCGCAAGCTGGCCGCGCCGTTCATGCGCACGCTGGCGGACCAGACGGGCGAGACGGTGCACTTGTCGGTGCTGGACGGGTTTGACGTCGTGTATGTAGACAAGATCGACAGCCCGCAACCCATCCGCGCGTACTCCATGGTGGGCGGACGCGCGCCCGCCTATGCCGTGGCCACCGGCAAGGCGCTGCTGGCGTATCAGCCCGAAGGTTATGTCGAGCGCTACGCCGATCAGCTTGTGCGCCACACGCCGTCCACCATCGTGTCCTTGCCCTTGCTGAAAGACGAACTGCGCAAGATCGCCCGCGCGGGCTATGCCGTGAACCGCGGTGAATGGCGCGAAGGCGTGGGCGGACTGGCCGTGACCTTGTTCAACAGCCTGGACCAAGCCGTGGCGGCCGTGGGCATTTCCGGCCCGCTTGACCGCCTGAGCGCCGCTAGGATGAAGCAGTTGGCGCCGGATGTGTCGGCCTGTGCGCAGTCCATTTCGCAAGGGATGGGGTATCGGCGGGGCTATCTGAATCAGTGA
- the mnmH gene encoding tRNA 2-selenouridine(34) synthase MnmH encodes MKHLLADLEQLNDFDEIIDVRSPLEYAIDHIPGAISAPVLNDEERVQVGTLYTQVSPFEASRIGAAIVARNIARHLETTFVDRPQGWRPLVYCWRGGKRSGSMTVMFNMIGWRARQLNGGYKRYRGATLLALDTLPSTLRCVVLVGPTGSGKTRLLHALESAGAQTLDLEHLASHRGSLLGAVPGVAQPSQKRFDTLLAARLRALDSTLPVFVEAESRKIGAVALPPALLQAMHQGACIEVVCTPEDRAAFLQQDYAQLFDNADWLKEQLQRLLGLHSRDVIKGWLQMVDEGRRLDLASDLINRHYDPAYARSGHAHYTQLRHAMRMTFRPNDADVVAQARALLAAMQMEAMQIKAM; translated from the coding sequence GTGAAACACCTGCTTGCTGATCTGGAACAGCTAAACGACTTCGACGAAATCATCGACGTGCGCTCACCGCTGGAGTACGCCATCGACCACATTCCCGGCGCCATCAGCGCACCGGTACTGAACGACGAAGAGCGCGTGCAGGTCGGCACGTTGTACACCCAGGTCTCGCCCTTCGAAGCCTCGCGCATTGGCGCCGCGATCGTCGCGCGCAACATCGCGCGGCACCTGGAAACCACCTTCGTCGATCGGCCGCAAGGTTGGCGTCCGCTGGTGTACTGCTGGCGCGGTGGCAAGCGTTCGGGTTCGATGACGGTGATGTTCAACATGATCGGTTGGCGTGCCCGGCAATTGAACGGCGGCTACAAACGCTACCGAGGCGCCACGCTGCTTGCCCTGGATACTCTGCCCAGCACGCTGCGCTGCGTGGTGCTTGTAGGCCCCACGGGCAGCGGCAAGACGCGCCTGCTGCACGCGCTTGAATCGGCCGGCGCGCAAACGCTGGACCTTGAACACCTGGCCTCTCATCGCGGTTCGCTGCTGGGCGCCGTGCCGGGCGTTGCGCAACCTTCGCAAAAGCGTTTCGACACGCTGCTCGCCGCGCGGTTGCGTGCCTTGGACAGCACGCTCCCCGTGTTTGTTGAAGCCGAAAGCCGCAAGATCGGCGCCGTGGCATTGCCACCCGCGCTGCTGCAAGCCATGCATCAAGGCGCGTGCATTGAAGTGGTCTGCACCCCCGAAGACCGCGCGGCGTTTCTGCAGCAGGACTACGCGCAATTATTCGACAACGCCGATTGGCTCAAGGAACAGTTGCAACGCCTGCTTGGCCTGCACAGCCGCGACGTCATCAAGGGCTGGCTACAGATGGTGGACGAAGGCCGCCGCCTGGATCTGGCCAGCGACCTGATCAACCGCCACTACGATCCGGCGTATGCCCGCAGTGGCCACGCGCACTACACGCAACTGCGGCACGCGATGCGGATGACGTTCAGGCCTAACGATGCGGATGTGGTGGCACAGGCGCGCGCACTGTTGGCGGCGATGCAGATGGAAGCGATGCAGATAAAAGCGATGTAA
- a CDS encoding aspartate kinase gives MSLIVHKYGGTSMGSVERIRNVARRVAKWHAAGHQVVVVPSAMAGETNRLLGLAREISPQPDGRELDMIAATGEQASSGLLAIALQAEGVPARSYAGWQVPVRTDSSFTKARISSIDDARVRADLDAGRVVIVTGFQGIDPEGHITTLGRGGSDTSAVAVAAAIKADECLIYTDVDGVYTTDPRVVPEARRMAVVSFEEMLEMASLGSKVLQIRSVEFAGKYRVPVRVLSSLTDPLIPLDEEMVSGTLITFEEDEKMEAAVVSGIAFSRDEAKITLLAVPDKPGIAFSILGPVAAANIDVDMIVQNQSVAGTTDFSFTVNRNEFARAIELLKREVIPAVGARELSTDEKVAKVSIVGIGMRSHVGVASLMFQTLSQEGINIQMISTSEIKTSVIIDDKYMELGVRALHKAFGLDQAPGAKE, from the coding sequence ATGTCCCTGATCGTTCACAAATATGGCGGTACTTCGATGGGCTCGGTCGAGCGCATCCGAAACGTGGCGCGTCGCGTCGCGAAGTGGCATGCCGCCGGCCACCAAGTTGTTGTTGTGCCGTCGGCAATGGCGGGCGAAACCAATCGCCTGCTGGGTCTGGCGCGCGAAATTTCGCCCCAGCCCGACGGCCGCGAACTCGATATGATCGCCGCCACCGGCGAGCAGGCCAGCAGCGGTTTGCTGGCCATTGCGTTGCAGGCCGAAGGCGTGCCCGCGCGCAGCTATGCCGGTTGGCAAGTGCCGGTGCGCACCGATTCGTCGTTCACCAAGGCCCGCATCAGCTCCATCGACGATGCGCGCGTGCGCGCTGATCTCGACGCGGGCCGCGTGGTGATCGTGACCGGCTTCCAGGGCATAGACCCCGAAGGCCACATCACGACGCTGGGCCGTGGTGGTTCGGACACCTCGGCCGTGGCCGTGGCGGCCGCCATCAAGGCCGACGAATGCCTGATCTACACCGACGTGGACGGCGTCTACACGACCGATCCGCGCGTGGTGCCCGAAGCGCGCCGCATGGCCGTCGTTTCCTTCGAGGAAATGCTGGAAATGGCGTCGCTGGGTTCCAAGGTGCTGCAGATCCGCTCGGTGGAATTCGCCGGCAAATACCGTGTACCGGTCCGGGTGTTGTCCTCGTTGACCGACCCGCTCATTCCGCTCGACGAAGAAATGGTCTCGGGCACGCTGATTACTTTTGAGGAAGACGAAAAAATGGAAGCCGCCGTAGTCTCCGGCATCGCCTTCAGCCGCGACGAAGCCAAAATCACCTTGCTGGCGGTGCCCGACAAACCGGGTATCGCTTTCTCCATCCTGGGCCCGGTCGCCGCCGCCAATATCGACGTCGACATGATCGTGCAGAACCAGTCCGTGGCTGGCACCACCGACTTCTCGTTCACCGTGAATCGCAATGAATTCGCGCGCGCCATCGAGCTGCTCAAGCGCGAAGTCATTCCCGCCGTGGGCGCGCGTGAACTGTCCACCGACGAGAAGGTTGCCAAGGTCTCGATCGTGGGCATCGGCATGCGTTCGCACGTGGGCGTGGCCAGCCTGATGTTCCAGACGCTTTCGCAAGAAGGCATCAACATCCAGATGATCAGCACCAGCGAAATCAAGACGTCCGTCATCATCGACGACAAGTACATGGAATTGGGCGTGCGCGCGCTGCACAAGGCGTTCGGCCTGGACCAGGCGCCGGGCGCCAAGGAATAA
- a CDS encoding SIR2 family NAD-dependent protein deacylase — protein sequence MENTHHDIPQALLDALRSAQRVVVFTGAGVSAESGIATFRDALTGLWSRFDAQALATPEAFRAHPDIVWGWYEWRRAQVLRAAPNAAHHAIATLARHVPELTVVTQNVDDLHERAGSTQVVHLHGSLHAPRCSACAAPQACANNAPDEPDEGRRIAPPACARCGQPVRPGVVWFGESLPGDAWSIALRAATQCDLLFSIGTSALVYPAAELPQRALAAGATVVQVNPNVTPLDAQAHCNLHGAAAELMPCVLAAAFA from the coding sequence ATGGAAAACACGCATCACGATATTCCCCAGGCATTGCTGGATGCATTGCGCAGCGCGCAGCGTGTCGTGGTTTTTACAGGCGCCGGCGTGTCGGCGGAAAGCGGCATCGCGACATTCCGCGACGCCTTGACGGGGCTGTGGTCACGCTTTGATGCGCAAGCGCTGGCCACGCCCGAGGCCTTTCGTGCGCATCCCGACATCGTCTGGGGCTGGTATGAATGGCGGCGCGCGCAAGTGCTGCGAGCCGCGCCAAACGCCGCGCACCATGCCATCGCGACGCTGGCGCGCCATGTGCCTGAATTGACGGTCGTTACCCAGAACGTGGATGACCTGCACGAACGCGCGGGCAGCACGCAGGTGGTGCATCTGCATGGCAGCCTGCACGCGCCACGCTGTTCGGCTTGCGCCGCGCCGCAAGCCTGCGCCAACAATGCGCCCGACGAACCCGACGAGGGCCGGCGCATTGCGCCACCCGCCTGCGCGCGCTGTGGACAGCCCGTGCGGCCCGGAGTGGTGTGGTTTGGTGAGAGCCTGCCTGGCGATGCGTGGAGCATCGCGCTGCGCGCGGCAACGCAATGCGACCTGCTCTTCAGCATCGGCACATCGGCCCTGGTCTACCCCGCCGCGGAACTCCCGCAACGCGCGCTGGCGGCGGGCGCAACGGTGGTGCAGGTGAACCCGAACGTCACGCCACTGGATGCGCAGGCGCATTGCAATCTGCATGGCGCGGCCGCCGAACTGATGCCGTGCGTGCTGGCGGCGGCCTTTGCATAG
- a CDS encoding acetyl-CoA carboxylase carboxyltransferase subunit alpha, which yields MRNTFLEFEQPLAELENKIEQLRYVQADSAVDISDEIGRLQQKSQTLAKEIYAKLTPWQTALVARHPQRPYTLDYVREMFTDFHELHGDRMYADDQSIIGGLARFNGTPCMVIGHQKGRDTKERAARNFGMPRPEGYRKALRLMRLAEKFGIPVFTFVDTPGAYPGIGAEERGQSEAIGHNLYAMAELKVPVICTIIGEGGSGGALAIAVGNAVLMLQYATYAVISPEGCASILWRSADKAPDAAEALAIIAPRLKDLGLVDRVVNEPVGGAHRDPRVMARLLRRALGDALRQLQGMTPEQLVEQRVQRLLSYGAYQEVRA from the coding sequence ATGCGCAATACATTTCTGGAATTTGAACAGCCGCTGGCCGAACTTGAAAACAAGATCGAGCAGCTGCGCTACGTGCAGGCCGATTCGGCGGTAGACATCTCCGACGAAATCGGACGTCTGCAGCAAAAGAGCCAGACCTTGGCCAAGGAAATCTACGCCAAGCTCACGCCTTGGCAGACGGCCCTTGTCGCCCGCCATCCCCAGCGTCCCTACACGCTGGACTACGTGCGCGAAATGTTCACCGACTTCCACGAACTGCACGGCGACCGCATGTACGCCGACGACCAATCCATCATTGGTGGGCTGGCGCGGTTCAACGGCACGCCCTGCATGGTCATCGGCCATCAAAAAGGCCGCGATACCAAGGAACGCGCCGCCCGCAATTTCGGCATGCCGCGTCCCGAAGGCTATCGCAAGGCCCTGCGCCTGATGCGCCTGGCTGAAAAATTCGGCATCCCCGTGTTCACCTTCGTGGACACCCCGGGCGCCTACCCCGGCATCGGCGCCGAAGAGCGCGGCCAGTCCGAAGCCATCGGCCACAACCTGTATGCCATGGCCGAGCTCAAGGTCCCCGTGATCTGCACGATCATCGGCGAAGGCGGCTCCGGTGGCGCGCTGGCGATTGCCGTGGGCAACGCCGTGCTGATGCTGCAATACGCCACTTATGCCGTGATCTCGCCCGAAGGCTGCGCGTCCATCTTGTGGCGCAGCGCCGACAAGGCGCCGGACGCCGCCGAAGCCCTGGCCATCATCGCGCCGCGCTTGAAGGACCTGGGCCTGGTCGACCGCGTGGTCAACGAACCGGTGGGCGGCGCCCATCGCGACCCGCGCGTCATGGCTCGCCTGTTGCGCCGCGCGCTGGGCGACGCCCTGCGCCAATTGCAAGGCATGACGCCCGAGCAGTTGGTGGAACAGCGCGTGCAACGCCTGCTGTCCTACGGCGCCTACCAGGAAGTGCGCGCCTAA
- a CDS encoding Bug family tripartite tricarboxylate transporter substrate binding protein has protein sequence MKQTWRIALAGVVLALAAGPALAQTWPAKPIRMVVPFPPGGATDAAARIYAQHLGDFLGQGVVVENKAGAGGEIGAEYVAKSAPDGYTLLMGAVGSHAIHAAMPDKPGYDFGTAFVGVSMATSMPMAVAVNSKVPANNVQELIALAKSKPGTITFGSAGPGTSQHMAGELFQVVTGTRLMHVPYRGSGPAITDLLGGQIDMVIETLPALLPQVASGKIRLLGVTTAKRATALPDLPTLMEQGVKDYSVATAYALLAPAGTPPAVVDKLSAGMQKAAAMESVQQAALKLGADAVATSPADTSRVLKREVARWADVVRMSSAK, from the coding sequence ATGAAGCAAACGTGGCGCATTGCCCTGGCTGGCGTGGTCCTGGCGCTGGCCGCCGGACCCGCCCTGGCCCAGACCTGGCCGGCCAAGCCCATCCGCATGGTCGTACCCTTCCCGCCCGGCGGCGCCACGGATGCCGCGGCTCGCATCTATGCGCAGCACCTGGGAGACTTCCTGGGGCAAGGCGTGGTGGTGGAAAACAAGGCGGGCGCGGGCGGCGAGATCGGTGCCGAGTACGTGGCCAAATCCGCCCCCGACGGCTACACCCTGTTGATGGGTGCCGTGGGCAGCCACGCCATTCATGCCGCCATGCCCGACAAGCCCGGCTACGACTTCGGCACCGCCTTCGTGGGCGTGTCCATGGCCACCAGCATGCCCATGGCGGTGGCCGTCAACAGCAAGGTGCCCGCCAACAACGTGCAGGAATTGATTGCGCTGGCCAAGAGCAAGCCCGGCACCATCACCTTCGGTTCGGCCGGACCGGGCACCTCGCAGCACATGGCTGGCGAACTGTTCCAGGTGGTGACCGGCACCCGGCTCATGCATGTGCCGTATCGCGGCAGCGGTCCGGCCATCACCGATTTGCTGGGCGGCCAGATCGACATGGTCATCGAAACCCTGCCCGCGCTGTTGCCGCAAGTGGCCAGCGGCAAGATCCGCTTGTTGGGTGTGACCACCGCCAAGCGCGCCACGGCCTTGCCCGACCTGCCCACTTTGATGGAACAAGGCGTGAAGGACTATTCCGTCGCGACCGCCTACGCGCTGCTGGCCCCGGCCGGCACGCCGCCCGCCGTGGTGGACAAGCTGTCGGCCGGCATGCAGAAGGCCGCGGCCATGGAGTCCGTGCAGCAAGCCGCGTTGAAGCTGGGCGCCGATGCAGTGGCGACGTCACCGGCCGACACCAGCCGTGTGCTGAAGCGAGAAGTGGCCCGCTGGGCCGACGTGGTGCGCATGTCGTCCGCCAAATGA
- a CDS encoding helix-turn-helix domain-containing protein, translating into MEIIIPFSWRLPDVFVRASDGTLHRVVRHATTTDAIAKLESIPSNYHLDCECMLDNGEAITWIGSNRYRQTNGNAIFTAEPDVTAPTRERRKSGAAKRSEVGPAPAGSHKRRAHGHNPLPLAVVNLKTGNDWSLIRAWREHLNITTADMAARLGVDHSIYIELERPRPRPRQIVLDRVSEALGVSPDQLDDSLFGGRFL; encoded by the coding sequence GTGGAGATCATCATCCCTTTTTCCTGGAGACTTCCCGACGTATTCGTACGTGCGTCGGATGGTACGCTGCATCGTGTCGTGCGCCACGCCACGACCACGGACGCTATCGCCAAACTTGAGAGCATCCCCAGCAATTACCACCTGGATTGCGAATGCATGCTTGATAACGGCGAGGCCATTACGTGGATCGGAAGCAATCGATATCGCCAAACCAATGGCAACGCAATATTCACCGCTGAACCCGATGTAACGGCCCCGACCCGCGAACGCCGCAAAAGTGGCGCCGCCAAACGGAGCGAAGTCGGCCCCGCCCCCGCAGGCTCGCACAAAAGACGCGCCCATGGGCACAACCCCTTACCACTTGCTGTTGTCAATCTAAAAACCGGCAACGATTGGAGTTTGATACGCGCGTGGCGCGAGCACCTCAATATCACTACTGCTGATATGGCTGCCCGGCTTGGCGTGGATCATTCCATTTACATTGAATTGGAACGGCCCCGCCCGCGCCCTCGACAGATTGTGCTGGACCGAGTTTCCGAGGCGCTAGGCGTGTCACCCGACCAGCTTGATGATTCATTGTTTGGGGGCCGCTTCCTGTAG